One Festucalex cinctus isolate MCC-2025b chromosome 1, RoL_Fcin_1.0, whole genome shotgun sequence genomic region harbors:
- the LOC144009334 gene encoding C-signal-like, whose translation MKNLYLNLGCEYRSVLLLCSVQAALNMVTVCAAEEMKKEKILFCLLHPGWVRTDTGGQWAEIDVKVSVKGMLKVMATMAEKHNGHFLDYHGTTLPW comes from the exons ATGAAAAACTTGTATTTGAATTTAGGCTGTGAATATCGGTCTGTGCttctgctttgctctgttcaGGCAGCTCTGAATATGGTGACGGTGTGCGCTGCAGAAGAGATGAAGAAGGAGAAGATCCTGTTTTGCTTGTTGCACCCTGGATGGGTGCGCACAGACACGGGTGGCCAGTGG GCAGAGATTGACGTCAAGGTGAGCGTGAAGGGGATGCTCAAAGTGATGGCCACCATGGCCGAGAAACACAACGGACACTTCCTGGATTATCACGGCACCACACTCCCTTGGTAG